A single genomic interval of Terriglobus albidus harbors:
- a CDS encoding GerMN domain-containing protein — translation MIPRYQRILFLALMTLSVLMAGYLWRVHQRTIARLNSISSAATPIEAPSGATTQTEAVTFLLADDAAGTITPTDRQIALPTEPTIRLRAILERLFSDYGQSDSPHPLKFDGTAIADVFFLPLPLTPPKPHQAADKNAGDKITPSPTAFTDMAARNGYMAVINLRQSFADAHPSGIEVETLTVLSVLGTVHANFPQVSRIRFLVDGKTRPTLAGHFSLDRVYPSTDTTLQSTKETP, via the coding sequence ATGATCCCTCGCTACCAGCGCATCCTGTTTCTGGCGCTGATGACGCTCTCCGTTCTCATGGCGGGTTATTTGTGGCGCGTCCACCAGCGCACCATCGCCCGGTTGAACTCCATCTCGAGCGCAGCAACGCCCATTGAGGCTCCAAGCGGCGCCACGACCCAGACTGAGGCCGTTACCTTCCTGCTGGCAGACGACGCCGCAGGCACCATTACTCCCACCGACCGCCAGATCGCGCTCCCCACAGAGCCGACGATCCGGCTGCGCGCCATCCTTGAACGGCTTTTTAGCGATTACGGACAGTCAGACTCGCCCCATCCCCTCAAGTTCGATGGCACCGCTATTGCCGACGTCTTCTTCCTTCCACTCCCGCTCACACCTCCCAAACCACACCAGGCCGCCGATAAAAACGCCGGAGACAAGATCACACCCTCACCCACCGCCTTTACCGACATGGCGGCTCGGAACGGATACATGGCCGTGATCAATCTCCGGCAGAGCTTCGCCGATGCACATCCCTCAGGAATCGAAGTCGAGACCTTGACCGTGCTCTCCGTACTGGGTACTGTCCACGCAAATTTTCCACAAGTCAGCCGGATTCGGTTCCTCGTGGATGGCAAAACAAGGCCCACATTGGCTGGGCATTTCTCTCTGGATCGGGTGTATCCTTCTACCGACACCACCCTTCAATCGACGAAAGAGACACCATGA
- a CDS encoding N-acetylmuramoyl-L-alanine amidase family protein: MFAAAVAALLLPAARAQTPAQSPIILLDAAHGGPDTGARLTEKLPERDVTIAFANRLQSLLIVRGFKVVLTHTTPDDAAKLTSDGRVELANRSGAIACLTLHASGNTAGVHLFTSALPETESALQGSKPVLWNEAQAPWVTRSLRLASELQAAISRSRTPVTNNRTWLAELDSLTCPAVAIELGPLDEATAQDPTYQQRVAEAIAGALLFWRGHPNAVTGTGAVR, translated from the coding sequence TTGTTTGCGGCGGCGGTAGCGGCGCTCCTGCTGCCCGCCGCCCGCGCGCAAACCCCTGCACAGTCCCCCATTATTCTTCTCGACGCAGCTCACGGTGGTCCCGATACCGGAGCACGGCTTACGGAAAAACTTCCGGAACGCGACGTGACCATTGCCTTCGCTAACCGCCTGCAATCCTTACTGATCGTCCGCGGCTTCAAAGTTGTTCTGACGCACACGACACCGGACGATGCCGCCAAACTCACCAGCGATGGCCGGGTTGAGCTTGCCAACCGCTCCGGTGCCATTGCCTGTCTCACACTGCATGCCTCCGGCAACACCGCTGGAGTCCACCTCTTCACCTCTGCGCTTCCGGAAACTGAGTCGGCTCTCCAGGGCTCCAAACCTGTCCTCTGGAATGAAGCCCAGGCGCCATGGGTCACACGTTCGCTTCGCCTCGCCTCAGAGCTGCAGGCGGCGATTTCCCGCTCCCGTACACCCGTTACCAATAACCGCACCTGGCTGGCTGAACTCGATTCCCTCACTTGCCCCGCGGTTGCAATCGAGCTTGGTCCGCTTGATGAGGCCACCGCCCAGGACCCCACCTATCAACAGCGGGTCGCGGAAGCCATCGCTGGTGCCCTGCTCTTCTGGCGAGGACATCCAAACGCCGTTACCGGCACCGGAGCCGTGCGATGA
- a CDS encoding DUF1015 domain-containing protein: MARIYPFRAFRYNPAKVKLEDVVTQPYDKITPEMQDRYYARNPLNLIRVILGKHFPGDTEEGENVYTRAADTLNAWRKDQVLVEEAEPAIYGYSQVYTVPGTTETRERRGFIALGHLYDYADQVVYRHEQTFPKHKSDRLALFKATRAYCEQIYMLYNDPGFSVERLLFENGPAPDQAVVDDYGVLHKLWKITDPSLIRIIVGAMQDKKLIIADGHHRYETSVAYSKERAAELGLPFNPAPGSETAGADEAEKLHVTATDLPTPAYPEAAMMMTFVNMAAPGITILPTHRVLNGLQNFSADDLLAKAGPYFDAAPLNGSNHVALKAALDATEGVAFVAVTAHGSWLLTAKSEAIAPKLQEFSPRQRQLDVVQLHGLLFAQILGLSQEQVTKLGNVKYLREASEAVELVNKGEADVAFLTKPVTLQQLRDVAFANEVMPQKSTDFYPKLLSGLAIYALD; this comes from the coding sequence ATGGCTCGCATTTACCCGTTCCGCGCCTTTCGTTATAACCCCGCCAAGGTCAAGCTGGAGGATGTCGTCACCCAGCCTTATGACAAGATCACCCCGGAGATGCAGGACCGCTACTACGCGAGGAACCCGCTAAATCTCATCCGTGTGATCCTGGGTAAACACTTCCCCGGCGATACCGAAGAGGGAGAGAACGTCTACACCCGCGCCGCCGATACCCTCAACGCGTGGCGCAAGGACCAGGTGCTCGTCGAAGAGGCGGAACCGGCCATCTACGGCTACTCGCAGGTCTATACCGTCCCCGGCACCACCGAAACACGTGAGCGCCGCGGCTTTATCGCCCTCGGCCACCTCTACGATTACGCCGATCAGGTGGTCTATCGCCACGAACAGACCTTCCCTAAGCACAAGTCCGATCGCCTGGCGTTGTTCAAAGCCACCCGTGCCTACTGCGAGCAGATCTACATGCTCTACAACGACCCCGGCTTCAGCGTGGAGCGCCTTCTCTTTGAGAACGGCCCCGCCCCCGATCAGGCCGTCGTCGACGACTATGGCGTCCTCCACAAACTCTGGAAGATCACCGACCCATCCCTGATCCGCATCATCGTCGGCGCCATGCAGGACAAGAAGCTCATCATCGCTGACGGACATCACCGCTACGAGACCTCGGTCGCCTACTCCAAGGAGCGCGCCGCCGAGCTCGGTCTGCCTTTCAATCCTGCTCCGGGCTCTGAAACCGCCGGCGCCGATGAGGCAGAAAAGCTGCACGTCACCGCCACGGATCTGCCCACGCCGGCCTACCCCGAAGCTGCCATGATGATGACCTTCGTCAATATGGCCGCCCCCGGAATCACCATTCTGCCGACGCACCGCGTGCTCAATGGCCTGCAGAACTTCTCGGCCGATGATCTACTCGCCAAGGCTGGTCCGTACTTTGACGCCGCTCCGCTGAACGGCAGCAACCATGTAGCCCTCAAGGCTGCGCTCGATGCCACCGAAGGTGTAGCCTTCGTCGCTGTCACCGCCCATGGAAGCTGGCTGCTCACCGCAAAATCTGAGGCCATTGCTCCGAAGCTGCAGGAGTTTTCTCCGCGCCAGCGCCAGCTCGATGTCGTCCAGCTCCATGGCCTGCTCTTTGCGCAGATCCTCGGTCTCTCGCAGGAACAGGTGACGAAGCTGGGCAATGTGAAGTACCTTCGCGAAGCATCCGAGGCCGTGGAACTGGTAAATAAAGGCGAGGCAGACGTTGCTTTCCTTACCAAGCCGGTAACGCTGCAACAGCTCCGCGATGTCGCCTTCGCGAACGAAGTCATGCCGCAGAAGTCCACGGACTTCTATCCGAAATTGCTGAGCGGTCTTGCCATCTATGCCCTGGATTAG
- a CDS encoding VWA domain-containing protein — protein sequence MRGCDFTGGCVKQENGGLHSYFLEVISGARLTVAGLGLKGRLERGQRIWRRLAVLLVMGTALCASMWAQENPLGDVNTAVPPPPKPPVEPKKVIEGGENVAREAASAPRGASIRVSVNLVLVPMTVTDPMNRLVTGLERENFWVYENNQPQEIRTFSLDDAPVTIGIIFDMSGSMGSKFQRARKALSAFMRTSNPEDEFFVVAFNDRPAVVVDNTSNVDDVEARMAMMKPESRTALIDAVYLGLHKLKDAKYDRKALLIISDGGDNRSRYTEGELRRAVRESDVQIYSIGIFDTYASTPEEIAGPIMLNDICEMTGGRMFRVTDVAELGDIAARISQELRNEYVVGFRPGDLKHDGTWRKLKVKLNPPPGLPPLTVHNRQGYYAPAD from the coding sequence ATGAGAGGCTGCGATTTCACCGGGGGATGCGTCAAACAGGAAAACGGTGGATTACACTCGTACTTCCTGGAGGTGATCTCCGGAGCGAGGCTAACGGTGGCGGGTCTAGGGCTCAAGGGTCGGCTGGAGCGTGGGCAGCGCATATGGCGCCGCCTGGCAGTGCTGCTCGTAATGGGTACGGCGCTGTGCGCGAGCATGTGGGCGCAGGAGAATCCCCTGGGAGACGTGAATACCGCGGTGCCTCCACCTCCGAAGCCGCCGGTTGAGCCGAAAAAGGTAATTGAGGGGGGAGAGAATGTCGCCCGTGAGGCGGCTTCTGCCCCGCGCGGCGCCAGCATCCGTGTCTCGGTCAACCTTGTGCTGGTGCCGATGACGGTAACCGACCCAATGAACCGTCTGGTGACCGGCCTGGAGAGGGAAAACTTCTGGGTCTATGAGAACAACCAGCCGCAGGAGATCCGTACCTTTTCGCTGGATGACGCTCCGGTGACCATCGGGATCATCTTCGATATGAGCGGAAGCATGGGGTCGAAGTTTCAGCGGGCGCGCAAGGCGTTGAGTGCATTTATGCGGACCTCGAATCCTGAGGATGAATTCTTTGTGGTCGCATTCAATGACCGTCCTGCCGTGGTGGTAGACAACACCTCGAATGTGGATGACGTCGAAGCCCGCATGGCGATGATGAAACCGGAGAGCCGGACGGCGCTGATCGATGCCGTCTACCTGGGCCTGCATAAGTTGAAAGATGCCAAGTATGACCGCAAGGCGCTTTTGATTATTTCGGACGGCGGCGATAACCGCAGCCGCTATACGGAAGGGGAGCTGCGCCGGGCCGTGCGTGAGAGCGACGTGCAGATTTATTCCATCGGCATCTTCGATACGTATGCCTCGACTCCGGAGGAGATTGCCGGTCCCATCATGCTGAACGACATCTGCGAGATGACCGGCGGGCGCATGTTCCGCGTGACCGACGTCGCTGAACTGGGCGATATCGCGGCCCGTATCTCGCAGGAACTGCGCAACGAGTACGTTGTCGGCTTCCGACCGGGCGACCTGAAGCATGACGGCACCTGGCGCAAATTGAAGGTGAAACTCAACCCACCGCCCGGACTACCCCCTCTGACCGTGCATAATCGACAGGGGTACTATGCACCTGCGGACTAA
- a CDS encoding VWA domain-containing protein has translation MHLRTKVFGAILAVGSFTAGWAQQQPSLTVDRDPIASPDPETAPAQSTAPVGPGGAPTDKISGGKGGYVLHRDAYEVRLNATVLDGNGRTILTLPQDAFHVFEDGTPQTVNSFRQEDLPVSMGILIDSSGSMYDKRDAVNKAAVRLIKLSNPKDEAFLVDFSFEPYIDTDFTSDISKLEQGLNYVKSSGGTAMYDALLASADYLAKNAKQPKQVLLVVTDGEDNASATSLEDAIARIQELDGPVIYAVGLLFGKDTDKRESRHAKRVLESLAEQTGGIAFFPRNLQEVDSVADQMAKDIREQYTITYHSTKSPALGGYRQVHVDAKYKGFNKLTVRTRTGYYPKVSGAAAAADKSSK, from the coding sequence ATGCACCTGCGGACTAAGGTTTTTGGCGCCATCCTGGCAGTTGGAAGTTTCACGGCGGGCTGGGCACAACAGCAGCCTTCTTTGACAGTGGACCGGGATCCGATCGCGTCGCCGGATCCAGAAACGGCTCCCGCGCAATCGACTGCGCCGGTGGGGCCTGGAGGCGCGCCTACAGACAAGATCTCCGGCGGCAAGGGCGGCTATGTACTGCACCGCGATGCCTACGAGGTGCGCCTGAACGCGACCGTGCTGGACGGCAATGGACGCACCATCCTGACACTGCCGCAGGATGCCTTCCATGTCTTCGAGGATGGAACTCCGCAGACGGTTAACTCGTTCCGGCAGGAGGATCTTCCGGTCTCGATGGGAATCCTGATTGACAGCTCGGGATCGATGTACGACAAGCGGGACGCCGTGAACAAGGCGGCGGTGCGGTTGATCAAACTTTCGAATCCCAAGGATGAAGCGTTCCTGGTGGATTTTTCGTTCGAGCCGTATATCGATACGGACTTTACCAGCGACATCTCCAAGCTGGAGCAGGGCTTGAACTACGTGAAGTCTTCCGGCGGAACGGCGATGTATGACGCGCTGCTGGCCTCGGCGGACTACCTGGCGAAGAATGCCAAACAGCCAAAGCAGGTGTTGCTGGTGGTGACGGACGGTGAGGATAACGCCTCGGCGACCTCGCTTGAGGATGCGATTGCGCGTATCCAGGAGCTGGACGGGCCGGTGATCTACGCTGTCGGTCTGCTCTTCGGCAAGGACACGGATAAGCGCGAGAGCCGCCACGCGAAGCGCGTGCTGGAGAGTCTGGCGGAACAGACAGGCGGCATCGCCTTCTTCCCGCGCAATCTGCAGGAAGTAGATTCGGTTGCCGACCAGATGGCCAAGGATATTCGCGAGCAGTACACGATTACTTACCACTCGACGAAGTCGCCTGCGCTTGGCGGCTACCGTCAGGTGCATGTAGATGCCAAGTACAAAGGCTTCAACAAGCTGACGGTGCGTACCCGTACCGGCTACTACCCGAAGGTCTCGGGAGCAGCCGCGGCAGCAGACAAATCCAGCAAGTAA
- a CDS encoding trans-sulfuration enzyme family protein, with protein MFATMDYQGFSTKAIHAGQEPDELTGAVNVPVYLTSTYQQQEIGKNKGWEYARLDNPTRSALEESLAKLEGGTSGHVFGSGMAAIAALCTMMKAGDHVVCSENIYGGTARLFDKIFVHYGLTFTYVDAGDPAKVEAAITPATRLVHIESPTNPMMSIVDIAAVAEVAHRHGVELSIDNTFLSPYLQRPIELGADIVMHSTTKFLNGHSDGLGGVLIGTKPEHKERFEFVQKCTGGILAPFDCYLVLRGIKTLALRMRQHDTNGRVVAEFLSKHPKVKQVFYPGLPSHAGHAIAVRQQKGFGSMMSFELGSKEAANAFVRSLKLCYLAESLGGVETLVSHSASMTHAAMTQEQRDALGITDGLIRLSVGCEDVEDILADLEQALAGIE; from the coding sequence GTGTTCGCGACGATGGACTACCAGGGGTTTTCCACGAAGGCAATTCATGCCGGTCAGGAGCCGGATGAGTTGACCGGTGCTGTGAATGTACCGGTGTATCTCACTTCCACCTATCAGCAGCAGGAGATCGGCAAGAACAAAGGCTGGGAGTATGCCCGGCTGGACAATCCGACGCGTTCAGCGCTGGAGGAGAGCCTGGCGAAGCTCGAAGGCGGAACCAGCGGCCATGTCTTCGGCAGCGGTATGGCTGCGATTGCGGCTCTGTGCACGATGATGAAGGCCGGCGATCATGTGGTCTGCAGCGAGAACATCTACGGCGGAACAGCGCGGCTCTTCGACAAGATTTTTGTTCACTATGGACTCACGTTTACCTATGTGGACGCCGGTGATCCGGCGAAGGTGGAGGCTGCGATTACGCCTGCGACCAGGCTGGTGCATATCGAGAGCCCAACGAATCCGATGATGTCGATTGTGGACATCGCCGCGGTAGCGGAGGTGGCTCATCGCCATGGCGTAGAGCTCTCGATCGACAATACGTTTCTATCGCCGTACCTCCAGCGCCCGATCGAGCTGGGGGCGGATATCGTGATGCACTCGACGACCAAGTTCCTGAATGGACATTCGGATGGACTGGGTGGTGTGCTGATCGGAACAAAGCCGGAGCATAAGGAGCGCTTCGAGTTTGTCCAGAAATGTACCGGCGGCATCCTGGCGCCGTTCGACTGCTACCTGGTGCTGCGCGGTATCAAGACGCTGGCATTGCGAATGCGGCAGCACGATACGAATGGCCGCGTGGTGGCGGAGTTCCTGTCGAAACATCCGAAGGTGAAACAGGTGTTTTATCCCGGGTTGCCGTCGCATGCCGGACATGCGATCGCGGTGCGTCAACAGAAGGGATTCGGTTCGATGATGTCATTCGAGCTCGGAAGCAAGGAAGCAGCGAATGCGTTTGTGCGGTCGTTGAAACTTTGCTATCTGGCGGAGTCTCTGGGCGGAGTGGAGACGCTGGTCTCGCACTCGGCTTCGATGACCCATGCGGCAATGACTCAGGAGCAGCGCGATGCGCTGGGGATTACGGATGGGCTGATCCGTTTGTCAGTGGGGTGTGAGGATGTTGAGGATATCCTCGCGGATCTGGAGCAAGCGCTTGCAGGAATTGAATGA
- a CDS encoding carboxypeptidase-like regulatory domain-containing protein, whose protein sequence is MLKCAASAFLLVSTTALSAQQAGVVAASLELPDAPAPQFQTSPLQASTSQALAALPAGSAQISGSVFDSTGAIVPGAEVTLLNEAGAPVRSTSVDARGGFLFARLPAGRYMLRIICNGFAPYASPAFDLSGEQTYVLPDISLSIASTNTEITVLPTEVIAEAQIKAQEQQRVFGVVPNFYTSFEPHPVPMTTKQKFQLATRDTLDWTSFIGVTVSAGVEQANNSYAGYGQGAAGYAKRWAARFGDGRISDYFDHAIYASLFHQDPRYFYQGTGTTKSRVYHAIASAFVARSDSGTMMPNYSYLLGAMTSGALSNLYYPHADRGWDLVFTNAAIGIGGRAMGAVARELLGRKITKHVPGKDVPYTDPANTPSAKH, encoded by the coding sequence ATGTTGAAATGTGCCGCTTCGGCCTTCCTTCTCGTCTCGACGACTGCATTATCTGCACAACAGGCCGGCGTCGTGGCTGCTTCACTCGAGCTTCCGGACGCGCCTGCTCCCCAATTCCAGACGTCACCACTCCAGGCATCCACCTCGCAAGCACTCGCCGCCCTGCCCGCAGGCTCAGCACAGATCTCAGGTTCGGTTTTCGACAGCACAGGCGCCATCGTTCCCGGCGCCGAGGTCACCCTGCTTAACGAAGCAGGCGCTCCAGTGCGATCCACATCGGTCGATGCCAGAGGAGGATTCCTGTTCGCTCGACTACCCGCCGGGCGCTACATGCTCCGCATTATCTGCAATGGCTTTGCTCCCTATGCCTCGCCGGCATTCGATCTCTCCGGGGAGCAGACTTACGTTCTACCTGACATCTCGCTCTCCATCGCATCGACCAACACAGAGATCACCGTCCTTCCCACGGAGGTCATCGCCGAGGCTCAGATCAAAGCCCAGGAGCAGCAGCGGGTCTTCGGCGTTGTTCCGAACTTCTACACGAGCTTCGAACCTCATCCCGTACCGATGACGACAAAGCAGAAGTTCCAGCTTGCAACCCGCGACACGCTCGATTGGACATCGTTCATCGGTGTCACCGTCAGCGCCGGAGTCGAACAAGCCAACAACTCCTATGCCGGCTACGGCCAGGGAGCCGCCGGGTATGCCAAACGCTGGGCGGCACGCTTTGGAGACGGCCGCATCAGCGACTACTTCGACCACGCCATCTACGCCTCACTCTTTCACCAGGATCCCCGCTACTTCTACCAGGGCACCGGTACCACCAAATCCCGCGTCTATCACGCCATCGCCAGCGCCTTCGTCGCCCGCAGCGACAGCGGCACGATGATGCCGAACTACTCTTACCTTCTCGGAGCCATGACCTCGGGAGCGCTCTCCAACCTCTACTATCCCCATGCCGATCGTGGTTGGGACCTGGTCTTCACCAACGCAGCCATCGGCATCGGCGGCAGAGCCATGGGCGCAGTTGCACGAGAACTTCTCGGAAGAAAAATCACCAAACACGTACCGGGTAAGGATGTCCCCTACACCGACCCGGCCAACACGCCATCAGCCAAACACTAG
- a CDS encoding response regulator transcription factor, with product MTANVQAPRARVSLLLIDDDRSLGALLAEYCEPSGFSVTCARSGEEGIQRVTERPFHFIVLDVMLPGIDGFETLRRLREITRTPVLMLTTRGATRDRVHGLNDGADDYLTKPFQPEELVARIGSILRRTQPAAVESSNRLVGDLFLDEGSRTVSCSGRLVELTGGQYELLRLLLECPGEARPREDLIRRIFGREPHGVDRSIDNLVNNLRKRLGVHPDGTDRFKCVRNLGYSYVLPQDGTGP from the coding sequence GTGACAGCAAACGTGCAAGCGCCGAGGGCCCGTGTCTCGCTTCTGTTGATTGACGATGACCGCTCGCTGGGGGCGCTGCTGGCGGAGTACTGCGAACCTTCAGGCTTCAGCGTGACGTGCGCGCGCAGTGGAGAAGAGGGGATTCAGCGCGTGACGGAACGCCCGTTTCACTTCATCGTGCTGGATGTGATGCTGCCGGGCATCGATGGCTTTGAGACACTGCGGCGGCTGCGGGAGATCACGCGGACTCCGGTGCTGATGCTGACCACGCGAGGAGCGACGCGCGATCGCGTCCATGGTTTGAACGATGGCGCCGACGACTATCTGACGAAGCCCTTTCAGCCGGAAGAGCTGGTCGCGAGAATTGGCAGTATTCTGCGCCGGACACAACCTGCTGCGGTGGAGAGCTCAAACAGACTTGTAGGCGATCTCTTCCTGGATGAGGGCTCTCGTACGGTGTCGTGTAGCGGCAGGCTGGTAGAGCTGACCGGAGGTCAATATGAGTTGCTGCGGCTTCTGCTGGAGTGCCCTGGTGAAGCGCGTCCGCGGGAGGACCTGATCCGGCGCATCTTCGGACGCGAACCGCATGGTGTCGACCGCTCTATCGACAACCTGGTGAACAACCTCAGGAAGCGGTTGGGAGTTCATCCGGACGGTACAGATCGCTTCAAGTGTGTCCGCAACCTTGGATATAGCTATGTGCTCCCACAGGATGGAACCGGCCCGTGA